Within the Medicago truncatula cultivar Jemalong A17 chromosome 4, MtrunA17r5.0-ANR, whole genome shotgun sequence genome, the region atagTAACAAAATGTTGCTTTTATTACACACTTTTATGTATTCATTCCACTGTGTTATTGTTAATGTTATGATAAGTTGGTCTCCCACATTTCATTTGAAGCAATTAACACTGACATAATCTGCACAGGTTGGTGTAGGACACAGTTTTAAAATGCATGCTACTGGTTGGAAATGGAAGCTCACAACATGTTTGGGTGGAGATAATGTTTCCCGAATCCGAAATAAGACATCAGTTGGTTTGTTCCCTGGCTTTGATTTACGGTTTGGATGGAGGGCTGACTATATTCTTCCTGAGCTTACTGGGCAAGTTTTgaaatcttgattttttttttaatcagtaCTTAGAAAATATGTGCTTCagataaatgattttttgttcAACTATTCTTTTACATAAACGAATTTTTAGTGTGCTTATAcatgttatatttgtttttagcATGCAATTATTTCATGAATGATTGACTAATTGAAACTTTATACAGGGGTCTAGGTACTGGTGAGCCAATGTTCAACATGCAGTCGGGACGGCTAGAAGCATCACTTGATAGAGTTGAGGCCATCATAACCCACAGTGATGCTGATTGATTTGAGCAAAGATTACAATAGAAGAGAATGTAAACAAGGTATAACCTTCAAATTCAATCCCCCTTGGAAGAAGGTTTACGTAGTggttgaaaataaaaacttttgtaAAAAGGACACTGGGAATAGATCTAATTTTTTTCTGAAAGATGAAAATATCGAATATCATTCCTTTTTTCAAATCGACGTCTCCTTTTAATTTCTCAAGAAGAATGTATTCAAACTAAATGTATCCAGAATGATGATGATTTATCTGCACTGGAGTTTATCGATGAGTATGTTTTTCTAGTAATAACTTGCCAATTCTAGTTTATTACTATTTAGATTTAAACCATTTTCAGGTTTACACCTATAATACAGTTTCTATACTCTTTTACTCAGAACACTTTTTTCGTAAAAAATATTGCACTGGTAGTGGTGGAGTAAATTATATAGATTCAGAACAGGTTTCTTGTTACTCAAAAATGGTGGTTTTTCTAATCTTTGTATTCAACCACTCGTTTTTTCATACAATTTTCTAATCTTAGTATAGTTTCTGCAGGATGTATAAGTCAAATGTTAAAGTTTGTCACTGCCTGTTTGAAATGCCTACAAGTCTCAAAGTGGGGTTAAGCTGATACCGGTAAGGTTATTTGAATTTTGTGGCGTGGCCCTCCAATATGAAATTATGGAGCAGTTGATGGGAGAAAAATTGCTCACTGTAGTCAAACGGCTATTTAACTTGCTTTGCtggtttgatgattttgtttttgataattTAATGCTGGCTTGGTAATTTGTACATGTGGCTATATTAGTATTTTCCAGATCCAAAATTTAGGTGTTTCTAATTAGTTATTTGCACTACGTATTAGTTGTCTTCAAACTAAAATTGGCTAAAAGTGATTTATATCAAACTTTTTTGCCCAAGAGATAGACAAAAACACATAAATATTCACATGTCGAGTAAACCAATTTCGTTTAACTCATGGAAgggattaataaaaaatttagataaaTTGGATTTTGGGGCACAAGGGGTCATAGAAAGCCCAAAGATTTAAAGAGCGTTTACAAAGATATTTATATGTTATTCATCAACGAAATTTTTATCTCTGAAATGGCAAGCATTATTTTAATGAGGGTAACCATAGGAATTTTTTTGACACATTATAAGTTAAAAACTCCAGCATTATGTGAAATTGTatcttaaaaaatgttaaaagttATAGCGAAAAGCACTATCAGTTCACGAGCGAGCAacttttatcaaataattttattttgatcatacAAATTTATACGCAATGATCGAGTACTCCGCGATGAACTATCTATTATAAGTTAGTGATTTGGTGTAGTCAAACACACtctcaaatttaaataaatgtcTACTCAACTTTTGTTCACCAAGGGTTATTTTCCCTGATCTTTTTTTGAGAGGTTTTatcatgacaattttttttttggttgctaATATATGGTTTACCATGATAAATTATGGTGATAACTAGTCTACCAATGAAAGAATGAtgagtaatttaccccaaccaatacacattagccacataagcacatattcatgaactatcttaatcccacaaataaattgctcatttttattggttggtgggtaatttagaaaaaaccataaattattCTAACAATGTTCGTACGTTACTACctgattattttttcttctttctaataAGGATTATCACAAATTTATTAATATCGTATATTTCTATCATGAGTAGTAACTGTTACAACATGGCTCCAAACATGATTCCCAATGATATCAACAAGGTGCAAATTTGATTCACCTTATTTCGAGGTAGTTTGTTTGAATACCTGCGAAGGGAATATTGCATTTTCACCATAAAAGTGGGGTCTTCCTTATGCTAGCCGTTACATCAATCTTTAACGGTACCATTCAACCTGCTTTATAAATTCAATTTCTCTACCGTTTTCCAATAAACATATTctccacacacacacaaaatacAGCACCAAAATGGCATCTTCCAATCTTAGAAAAGCATGTTCCTTCACCGTCCTCCTTCTTTGCTCTTTGAATTTCACACTTTTTATCCTTTCTGCTACCTCATTTGCACCAACCATCCTCCTCAAAATGCCACCAACTTCATTTGGCATGGCATTCCTCATGGTTTCCACCATATCACTTTTCTCATCTTTTGTCGGCTTCTATTCACACCTCACACACTTGTGTTTTCTCACTCACATTTCCCTGACACTAGCCTCTTTGATAGGACAAATTCTCACCATATTTGCTTTGTTTACCAAAGAGAATGCAAGCCTCAAAATGTTAAAGTCATCAAGGGACCCAAAAGAAGCTAAACTATTGGTAAGGCTTGAATGTGGGGTTTTGATGGGAATGTGTATGTTGCAGTTTGTTGTGTTGGTGTTGAGTTGTGTAGTGCATAGTTGTGTGGTGAAAGATTATGAAGAACTTGAAGCTGAGAAAGAGGCTATTGCAAGAAAGAGAAGTAGAAGGATCTCTAAAGTGCAAGAGGAATCCACTGCAAATGTAGCTAAGATTGACGAAATTAAAGATAAGGAGTTTGATGAGAAAATGAAAAGCAAATATGGGCAGTGGGTAAAAACTGATTTTGAACCATGAGACTAATTCTCAACAACTTGCTCTATAAATCTTCCTTCTACATTGTAGTGTAGCAGATATtttcatgattgatttttaaTTCTTCTTTAGttgtttattgttgttgttgttgctgctgttgtttgtgggGGGGTCACTATGGTGTGGCTTTTGTATTTGTAATCTGGAGAATTTTTTATTGCTTTCTGACCATCCATCATGTTATTATTGAGTAACAACAGTTTGCCAGTCCataatttttgtgtttatttttagTGAATGTAGCAAGTAAATGGAAAATTTAATTTctctaataaaatatattaaagtatACTCCCTAATGGCAACAATATGCAAGTGAAACCCAGCCAAGGGTTAACACCTTTCTTAACGCCGGATTGAGTGAAGTTTGGATTAGTAGTGAGATTTTGACAAAAGATACATTTTAAGCCTTACTAAATCACAATGCCACTGCGATTTTTCCAAACTCATGTTGATGCAAAGATGCATCAAGATTATCTTTGGTTTTAAGCATTGTTGGTTAGTCATCAAACTTGTTATGTTTATTTGTGGCCAAATACTTTCCCCATTCCTTTAAGTTGGATGTTATAACAAGATattagtcttttaagttttttttgtcataaaTTGGTCCTTTTaagttccttttttttattacaagttGGTCATTTAAGTCCCTTAATATTTACACCGTTATCCATATTTTTAGCTAACTTcgttaaaaaatgtttatgaacCATTTAACATTAAGAGCATATGTCCAAAAGTATTTATGACATCAAATATGGTTACTTATGCACATTTTGTTCTTCAAGTTTTTGAATTCAAACTTAATTTTACagataaatattttatcaatattataaattaagtaATCGATCAACTTTGTGTCAAATCAAGATCGAATAATACACTTATGAACCCCTAATTTTGAGAACAGTTAATTTGAACATACCAACTTAACAATTAAATATctacataaacattttttaattgagtttgataaaaatagaaaaacactGCAAATATTTTCCAACTTAAAGGtgaagttgtaaaaaaaaaaaaacttaaaaattaacttattaTAAACTTCTAACTTAAATGACCACATATGATAtttggtattttatttttcaacgttagtgacaaaatcaattctatagcTTCCGATTCAATTATGAAACTTATTAAAAGTGCCGGCCATATACACGTAATCTAAACTATTCAAAACATACAttcataaaaatcaattttttttttttaatatagaagACATATCAAATGAGATGCCCTTTTAAAATGAAAGATGAGAGGGTTAGATCCTGACCATTGGATGAGTATTGTTAAAATactctttttcttctcattacCTGCACTATTTTACTTCTTCCCTGTTTTTCAGTCTAGATCTTCACTCCATCACAGCTAACAGGTTGAATTAAAAGAGTCAAATGAGTTCACGTGAGTGATTACATAAAAGAAGATTAATCAAAGGATGGTTTGACATGCACCCAGAATTATACCTACTTAAAAACAGAACCCAGAATTagttttccttcatttttaaactaattttcatTCCAAAATCTTTATGGATCGATCCCTTTTGTGCTATAGCAGCTTCGTTTTTCATTGGACAATTAAAAGAATGTTCAATTTCATAGTTTTCTTACAATGAATATTCATATTGAAAATATGAACGGTataagaaaaatcaattatcCAAAATTATGTTATATTTGATTCAAAAGCCTTGTCTATTGAAAGAAGATTTAAAAGCTGTGATGATTTTTGATTTAGTGGTAAAAAGATAAGATTTGAATATGAGATGTTGTGTTGTGAATTTGAGTCTCGTTAATGTCTTTGAAAGAAGgtaaatataaattcatttgatTAAGgaatttcaataattaatacACTTAAAATGTATACGTTTTTTGTATTAAGAACGGAGCAAAAATACgtctcttataaataagatcAGAAAAAGTAATTGAGAATAATAAACGAATGGTGTGTCTCATAGATATATTCCACGGCATTTTTATGCTAAAACTTTGTCTTTTTGGTAATTTTGCTTTGctagtttatttttcttatgttttttttaatacaatattacTTTCTCGGTCAAGGTAAGTGGGTTAGAAAGTTTTGACCGCTCACTCGTATATAACAAGCACTCTCTTTCTCTA harbors:
- the LOC25494173 gene encoding uncharacterized protein, whose translation is MASSNLRKACSFTVLLLCSLNFTLFILSATSFAPTILLKMPPTSFGMAFLMVSTISLFSSFVGFYSHLTHLCFLTHISLTLASLIGQILTIFALFTKENASLKMLKSSRDPKEAKLLVRLECGVLMGMCMLQFVVLVLSCVVHSCVVKDYEELEAEKEAIARKRSRRISKVQEESTANVAKIDEIKDKEFDEKMKSKYGQWVKTDFEP